The genomic DNA AGCCAGATACCTGTAGAATGAACATGACCGCCATGACGCTGGGCAATGTTGAGTATCACAAAGCTCTGGACCCACGACAGCATAAATCCGGGTCGTCGCTCATCCTCCAGAAAATAACTCATCATAGTGACACCGTCCTTGGATGTCACATAACCATCAAGACCGGCCTTTGCAGAGGCCTGCTCAAATTGAAAGTCGTCAAGGACCGCCTCCAGCTTGCCAAGCGGCGCAAAGGCCTGACCCACGACAAGGGTGGGACCAAGCTTCTTGATCCGCATCGGGTAGTAGCGTTCGGCCCATTCGTGTTCGGCAACTTGTTCATCATAGAGGGTGCCCTTGAACTGCGGAACGATCCTCTTGACGGTCTCAAGGCCCTCCTCGATCTCCTCCTCGGTGCCGTCAAAGGCAAAGAGGGCCACGCAATGGTGGACGGGGAAAGGATAGCGGCCCGGACCCTCCCAGATCTTCTTCTTGAGGTCGATATACTTGCTCTCCTCGAATTTGATCGTGTGGGGCAAGGGACCCTCCTCGATGACCTTCTCAAATGCCATGGCCATCAGATAGTTCTCGGGAAAGCTTGCGACAATACAGCGGATAGGCGTATACTCCTTCACCTTGAGCGTGACTTTGGTGATGATGCCAAGAATGCCTTCAGTATCACAAAAGAGGTCAGTGTCATAGCTCTTGATGATCCGGCCAGTGGGCAGAACGACCTCAAGTTCTTCAACGTTGTCGTTTATGTTTCCGTACTTCAACGAACCGATCCCGTCACCGCCCTGTGCGACCCAACCTCCAATAGTGGCGGAGAGCCCGGATGAGGGAGAACAACGTATGTCGAGGCCGAGGCGATTCAGTTCGAACTGGAGATTTGCCCACGAAATGCCCGGCTCTACAGTAACTGTCATGTCGTCTTTGTTCACGCTGACGATCTTATCCATTCGCCGCATGTCAACGACTATGCCGCCCTTACGGGGAATTGCTCCACCGTATCCAGAAGTCCCTGAGCCACGTGGCACGAGCGGGATCTTCTCATCATAGGCGAGTCGGAAGAGCCGCTGAACCTCCTCTGGGGTCTCGGGTTGCACAATAGCATCAGGATTAACATTCATCAGCCATCCAACTTGCTTGGGAAGTGATCCCACATCCATTCCGGAGATGAGCAACTCGTGCTTTGCAGTGATGACACGATCACCAAATATCTCCTGTAGCTTTTTGAGTTGGCGTTTTTTTAGACCCCGTTTTCTTAGACCCATGACGGTTCACGCTCTTCGATGGATACACCGAGCAGTTGACACAGGCAGACTCCATTTTGAAGCTCAATAAAAACATAGCGAGATAGTAGGTAATCTGATGTAGAAGAGGTAAGCAAGTCAACTATATGTTAGAAATGCTGAAATGGGAACGAATCTTCTACTATGCGGCGATGGATCAGTGAAGTTAGATAAAATTCGGCTCGCAAGATATAGAACGAAGACATCTTTCATTTTAGCAAACCTAAATGAGATTCAACAATCACTTCCAATACAAGAACCACAGATCATACTTCGCGGAATCTATTACAATTTATTCACGGCGATTGAGAGCGCTATGGATATTGCGGCTATGCTGGTCAAAGACTTGGGCCGTGTACCAGGGGGAGATAGGCAAAACGTTGCAACATTGACCAAGATAGGAATTATCAGTAATGATCTTGAACAATCTCTCCTTCAGTGTAATGGATTACGTAACATTTTAGTCCATCGATATAATGGAGTTGATAATGAAAGAGTAATTAAATCAATTCCTGAAGTCGATATGACACTTAGAGAATTTGTGGAATGTGTGGAGAATGCACTCAATCAACAGAGATAAGATCAGAGAGGACCTGTCATTTCTTTCGACTAAAGAGGTTCTTCTCTACGGATCTATCGTGACGGGAGGATACGGTCCAAAGTCAGACATTGACGTTGTAATCATCACCAGAACTACAGACCCGGACACTCACTTCAGAACCAGAATTGAGGCATTGGCTAATGCTCCACAAAAGTATGACATTCACATCCTTGAGGCTCTGCCAATCATAGTGATCGCAGATATTCTCAATAAGTACGAAGTACTCTTTGGCAATCCCCTCGAGATTGGGGAATATCTATATTATTATCGTAAGGTCTGGGAGGACTACAAGCACAGGCTTGAGATTCCGACACTTGAAGAGATCAAAGAAGCATTCGAGTAAGTATCCCTTTGATTGCATTAATGTTGGACATGACTGATACTAAATTCTAAAGACGTTCAAAAGCAACACTGGACATTGTGTACAAAAACTAATATTCGATTCATCACATCATATCTAATTGTGAGAAGTAGGCAATATACCAAGAAACACAATAGAATGAATTCGGAGGGGCGTTCTTTTGAACAATTATGAGTCGCAAAATAAACCGGGAATTTGGAAAAATAAATACGTTCAATGGACAATATTATTAATTGTCTTTCTCTTACCTATCACCTTCTTTGTCGATGTGATATCGTTCACAAACCTATCAATATCTGAATGCTTCCGAAGGGCTTTGTTTTACACATCGTTTAGTGGACTTGGGGGATTTCTTGGACTCTCTATTCGCTCGCTTTATGGGAAACATAAGAACACTCAAGAAACAGATGAACTACCTGATCCCTTACAAAAATAGTAAAAAATAGTTCCAATCCATTGCCAGTTTGATGGATCACTGTACTCGCAACTGTTGCTAACAACCAAAAGCAATCACACATGAACTTGAACTTTATAATTTACTCTTGGCAAGATCCATCAGGGGCATCAGGATTCGACTGATCCGAAAATCGATCTGCTGGACCAATTCCTGAAGTTCTCTCTTCCCGGCCGCTGTGATCTTATAGGCTCGTTTCTGACGGCCACCAGTCTCTTGATTCGTCCGGACGAAACCCAGCCGTTCAAGCCTTCGAAGCTCAGAGTAAGCGGTTCCGGTCTTCAACGCCACACGCCCATCTGTAAACTCAGTGATCCGTTTCATCAGGTCATATCCTGTCGCACCGGGTTCTGCAAGAATGAGGGTCAGCAACAGAGCACGCACGAGGGGAATGGGAGCCAGTGATTTGCGATCTGGTTGGTTTTGAGGAGGAGTGACTTTGCGTGTGGGGCTCATCTGTTCATCCCAACATCATATTCTGTTGCTGACCGAAGTTAAAACTGTACGTCTTAGGATAGTGATCGCGGGACCTGCCTGCTGGCCTGCCTAATGAGCTGGCAGCAGGGAGATCCTCACAGCAGCCGAGAGATAGCCACTGATGAAGATGATTCCACAACCGAGGATGATATTGGTAAAGAGTAGGACCATCATCAATTTGAGCCGCTTCGGCCCGGGCATGTTCATCTTAGGTACGACTATGCTCCGCAATATCGCAATGATGATCATCACAGCCACAATGATGTGCTTGACTGCGAGGAGTGTTGAATACTCGTTCGTGAAGGTAAAGAAGCCCTCGAAGAGAGGAGAACTGTTGCTCATCAACACACCTGTCGCAATGAGCACGATAAAGGCCACATATGTCACCTTGCTCAATCGCTCACGGATCGCATCTGCCAACTTCTGGGTCTCGGGACTCTTTCCAAGAACTTTTCGAGTTGTCGGAAGAACCGTCAGACCAAGGGTGATCATCCCACCGATCCAGATGGCGGTGAAGAGATCGTGCAGAAAACTGACAAGCGTCAGTAATAGTATGTTCGCCATTGTTACCACCCAACATATTGAGATACAATATGTAGTTGAATTACATATTGCTACGGTATATATAAGTCTTGAGAAACGGTGAACTGCAGGAGCTGAGGGAGATCGCTACTTCGTTCGGCGGAGGTATACATCATCCTCTCTGAACGCGGATCTAGTCGAAGTAGAGAGAATGAAAACCTATTTTAGCTACGAGTTTAACGGCAAGGAAGCAGCAAAGGACTAAGCAGGTCCATCATATGAGGCACTAAAATATGAGATTCCAGATGCTTGAGGAATTCGGTCTCCAAGATATGCCATTTATCTGTGCTCAGTGCAGTTTCTGTCAGGTGGGCCATGGTGCATGCCCGACCTACAAGGTGATGCGACGGGACAGTTATTCGGGCAAAGGAAAGATGATCATCGCACGTGCACTGTTGCAGGGTAGGATCTCGACCGATGACGCCTTAGAGGGACTTCGAGATGCAGTATTTGGCTGTACGCTCTGCGGGGCGTGTGAGGAGGTATGCCAGGTAGACATTCCCTTTGTCAAATTATACGAGATCCTCCGTGGTGAGTTCTTGAAACGAGACC from Candidatus Thorarchaeota archaeon includes the following:
- the nuoB gene encoding NADH-quinone oxidoreductase subunit NuoB; this translates as MGLRKRGLKKRQLKKLQEIFGDRVITAKHELLISGMDVGSLPKQVGWLMNVNPDAIVQPETPEEVQRLFRLAYDEKIPLVPRGSGTSGYGGAIPRKGGIVVDMRRMDKIVSVNKDDMTVTVEPGISWANLQFELNRLGLDIRCSPSSGLSATIGGWVAQGGDGIGSLKYGNINDNVEELEVVLPTGRIIKSYDTDLFCDTEGILGIITKVTLKVKEYTPIRCIVASFPENYLMAMAFEKVIEEGPLPHTIKFEESKYIDLKKKIWEGPGRYPFPVHHCVALFAFDGTEEEIEEGLETVKRIVPQFKGTLYDEQVAEHEWAERYYPMRIKKLGPTLVVGQAFAPLGKLEAVLDDFQFEQASAKAGLDGYVTSKDGVTMMSYFLEDERRPGFMLSWVQSFVILNIAQRHGGHVHSTGIWLANYAPEYFGMDRLRKIRAAKRKLDSREISNPGKIFTFWIPFMLKIGKYFMWIGYDLLRNGFGRIAPIILRWLQNLGPFKWLLRWGRAHSPWPVQFGLGCCMVEGSAAVAPRWDFERFGMLPLFGPRQCDVLWISGSLTKKMAPRVRRVYEQMPDPKYVISFGQCAASGGLFWDGYSLVNPPDKVVPVDVYLPGCPPKPSDFIRAHLILQNKIRAGTTYWQRKYEKQAVKASAVQGGE
- a CDS encoding DUF86 domain-containing protein; amino-acid sequence: MKLDKIRLARYRTKTSFILANLNEIQQSLPIQEPQIILRGIYYNLFTAIESAMDIAAMLVKDLGRVPGGDRQNVATLTKIGIISNDLEQSLLQCNGLRNILVHRYNGVDNERVIKSIPEVDMTLREFVECVENALNQQR
- a CDS encoding nucleotidyltransferase domain-containing protein; its protein translation is MHSINRDKIREDLSFLSTKEVLLYGSIVTGGYGPKSDIDVVIITRTTDPDTHFRTRIEALANAPQKYDIHILEALPIIVIADILNKYEVLFGNPLEIGEYLYYYRKVWEDYKHRLEIPTLEEIKEAFE
- a CDS encoding PadR family transcriptional regulator; this encodes MSPTRKVTPPQNQPDRKSLAPIPLVRALLLTLILAEPGATGYDLMKRITEFTDGRVALKTGTAYSELRRLERLGFVRTNQETGGRQKRAYKITAAGKRELQELVQQIDFRISRILMPLMDLAKSKL
- a CDS encoding CopD family protein, producing MANILLLTLVSFLHDLFTAIWIGGMITLGLTVLPTTRKVLGKSPETQKLADAIRERLSKVTYVAFIVLIATGVLMSNSSPLFEGFFTFTNEYSTLLAVKHIIVAVMIIIAILRSIVVPKMNMPGPKRLKLMMVLLFTNIILGCGIIFISGYLSAAVRISLLPAH